A region from the Clostridium beijerinckii genome encodes:
- a CDS encoding sensor histidine kinase has product MYDNKSLLFLKNKKNIIIGATLLIIYSVLKKDFNIYFLLNNIITVAISVVFIYVNIIRTKFVDKTFMKSFEFKYFVPIMIIILNIIGIISLFEDQPIIYFVFLFSIQATLECCEIGNIFKFKNSTLKSIIMCIFYFILFILLFIVFKVNYTLSSDYRLSFFIGSVVISIIISVGAGISASENMLRNRKEFSIGEFRQVILYIVAILFCYVGLLCLTIGYNEFAIIIIFIKGFTFYKFYNYIISKVLDRSLKRINNNIEIATKTKKELNSILKKRNIILNEVNVMIGKSQDKNNELIDFIYGGVFLFYLNKLQYINKRALETLGDENAEILGMDLNEFINKYFHITLSDIKKAGNYVHFAKIKHTNLEVEIFLTCIDEKSEIIYIHDMSEINENKKIRKVLEEYLEEDEIKKEFFANISHELKTPINIIFSALQVNQIYLKENTNKNKINSINKNRKIIKQNCLRLIRTINNFIDANKISEGYVIPELRIHNIVELVENVSLASNKYIELIENTLTFDADQEEIYVNCDKEMITRIILNILSNSVKYSKIGGNINVSISTCGDNNVIIKVTNDGLKIDKKTIPYIFDKFTKLNKAFNRLKEGSGLGLFLTKALIELQGGNIKLVSNNNGNEFIITMPKAKQPYNSEVIHQNWETNPIEEKIDVEFSDIYISMK; this is encoded by the coding sequence ATGTATGATAATAAAAGTCTCTTGTTTTTAAAAAATAAAAAAAATATTATTATTGGGGCTACATTATTAATTATATATTCTGTTCTTAAGAAAGATTTTAATATTTATTTTCTATTAAATAATATAATAACAGTGGCAATAAGTGTAGTTTTTATTTATGTAAATATAATAAGAACTAAATTTGTTGATAAGACATTTATGAAAAGTTTTGAATTTAAATATTTTGTGCCAATTATGATAATTATTTTGAATATTATTGGTATCATATCTTTATTTGAAGATCAACCAATAATTTATTTTGTTTTTCTATTTAGTATACAAGCTACTTTAGAGTGCTGCGAAATAGGAAATATTTTTAAATTTAAAAATAGCACTTTAAAAAGTATAATAATGTGTATTTTTTATTTCATATTATTTATACTATTGTTTATTGTGTTTAAAGTAAATTATACTCTCTCTAGTGATTATAGGTTATCTTTTTTTATAGGCAGTGTTGTAATAAGTATTATAATAAGTGTAGGGGCTGGTATATCTGCTTCGGAAAATATGCTGAGAAATAGGAAAGAGTTTTCTATTGGTGAATTCAGACAAGTGATATTATATATAGTTGCGATATTATTTTGTTATGTTGGATTATTATGCTTAACTATTGGATATAATGAATTTGCTATAATTATAATATTTATAAAAGGTTTTACTTTTTATAAATTTTACAATTATATAATAAGTAAAGTATTAGATAGGTCATTGAAAAGAATTAATAACAATATAGAAATAGCAACAAAAACAAAAAAGGAACTTAATTCAATTTTGAAAAAGAGAAACATAATACTAAATGAGGTTAATGTAATGATAGGGAAAAGCCAAGATAAGAACAATGAATTAATAGATTTTATTTATGGCGGTGTATTTTTATTTTATCTTAATAAGCTCCAATATATTAATAAAAGAGCATTAGAGACTTTGGGTGATGAAAACGCGGAAATTTTAGGAATGGATTTGAATGAATTTATTAATAAGTATTTTCATATTACACTATCAGACATAAAGAAGGCTGGAAATTATGTTCATTTTGCAAAAATTAAGCATACAAATTTAGAAGTTGAAATATTTTTAACTTGTATAGATGAAAAAAGTGAAATCATTTATATTCATGATATGAGTGAAATAAATGAGAATAAAAAGATAAGAAAAGTTCTTGAAGAGTATTTAGAAGAAGATGAAATTAAAAAAGAATTTTTTGCAAACATTTCTCATGAGTTAAAAACACCTATAAATATAATATTCTCCGCATTGCAAGTTAATCAAATTTATTTAAAAGAAAATACAAACAAAAATAAGATAAACTCTATTAATAAGAATAGAAAGATTATCAAACAAAATTGTTTAAGGCTTATTAGGACAATTAACAATTTTATAGATGCAAATAAAATTTCAGAAGGATATGTAATACCGGAGTTAAGAATACATAATATAGTTGAACTTGTGGAAAATGTATCCCTTGCTTCTAACAAATACATAGAATTAATTGAAAATACATTAACTTTTGATGCAGATCAAGAAGAAATTTATGTTAACTGTGACAAAGAAATGATCACAAGAATCATATTAAACATACTTTCAAACTCTGTTAAATATAGTAAAATAGGTGGGAATATAAATGTTAGTATAAGTACTTGCGGGGATAATAATGTGATTATAAAAGTTACAAATGATGGACTGAAAATAGATAAAAAAACCATTCCTTATATTTTTGATAAGTTTACAAAATTGAATAAAGCTTTTAATAGGCTTAAAGAGGGAAGTGGGCTTGGATTATTTTTAACTAAAGCTTTGATTGAACTTCAAGGTGGAAACATAAAACTGGTATCAAATAATAATGGAAATGAATTTATAATTACTATGCCAAAGGCCAAACAACCATATAACAGTGAAGTTATTCATCAAAATTGGGAGACAAATCCAATAGAAGAAAAGATAGATGTAGAATTTTCGGATATATATATTTCTATGAAATAA
- a CDS encoding two-component sensor histidine kinase — protein sequence MKENRKVPASFFVNKYTAICICITSILAYCILNFIFYNQKIKIPLIFRIYYIILSIVLFILIDQIKKLYNQYVSKSIVIFFLLIIFISTSVFIISINEKDALNQFIMYIDFSKESFLLIETFASYALSEYYSKNKELNKGYYSILILIIASLGLIYYSNMINNFIKIICFIIEATLFVKIILNMKKSVNSKIKGWNILNIYISSTIIILMTNIYGFYNDNKDISNILIEIIHLINFTIAWNVITIKLIKEPYKTLSNSLNKKNKELDKLNDKIVVRNRQLEQSINILKSKEYLYSTFFRFMPHPIIILNADNDRILFVNKQFLKFAGISKIRDIINEKVNKYMEFIPTNLQNKDYNAIFHVGDKKKFVEAKLLSTYSDSTKKLILIKDNTSKVKTEEIRKEVENRKIQENIRTEFLSSISHDLKTPINVIYSAMQVEKIYIEKEDLEVLKKYNNISKQNCISLIKLTNNLIDNSRINSHFLVPRLENKNIVEVIEDDVMSLIDYVKWNNVDLIFDTNTEECYLHIDHEFMFRIILNLVSNAVKFTPSGGKIYVIISDNNDNVNICVKDSGSGIEKEFIDKAFNRYSVGENYNTGHKSGTGIGLSVVKQLVELQGGNIEIKRNEDIGTTVSMEFKKGE from the coding sequence ATGAAAGAAAATAGAAAAGTACCAGCTAGTTTTTTTGTAAATAAATATACGGCTATATGTATTTGTATAACTAGTATACTTGCATACTGTATATTAAATTTTATATTCTATAATCAAAAGATAAAGATACCTCTGATTTTTAGAATTTATTACATAATACTAAGTATAGTTTTATTTATATTAATAGATCAGATAAAAAAACTATATAATCAATATGTTTCAAAAAGTATTGTTATATTTTTTTTATTAATTATTTTTATATCAACTAGTGTATTTATAATAAGCATTAATGAAAAAGATGCTTTAAATCAATTTATAATGTACATAGATTTTAGTAAAGAAAGTTTTTTATTAATAGAAACTTTCGCTAGTTATGCGCTAAGTGAGTATTATAGTAAAAACAAAGAATTAAATAAAGGATACTATAGTATACTTATTTTAATTATTGCAAGCTTAGGGTTGATTTATTATTCGAATATGATTAATAATTTTATAAAGATAATATGTTTCATTATTGAAGCAACGTTATTTGTAAAGATAATTTTGAATATGAAAAAATCAGTGAATTCAAAAATAAAAGGATGGAATATTTTAAACATTTATATAAGTTCTACGATAATAATATTAATGACTAATATATATGGATTTTATAATGATAATAAAGACATAAGTAATATATTAATTGAAATTATACATCTAATAAACTTCACAATAGCTTGGAATGTTATTACTATAAAACTCATAAAAGAGCCATATAAAACGTTATCTAACTCATTAAATAAAAAAAATAAAGAATTAGATAAATTAAATGATAAAATAGTAGTCAGAAATAGACAATTAGAACAATCAATAAATATATTAAAAAGCAAGGAATATCTATACTCAACATTTTTTAGATTTATGCCCCATCCAATTATAATTTTAAATGCTGATAATGATAGAATTTTATTCGTAAATAAACAATTTTTGAAATTTGCTGGTATTTCTAAAATAAGAGACATAATAAATGAAAAGGTAAATAAATATATGGAATTTATTCCAACCAATTTACAAAATAAAGATTATAATGCAATTTTTCATGTAGGAGATAAAAAAAAGTTTGTAGAAGCTAAATTGTTATCCACTTATTCAGATTCTACAAAGAAATTAATATTAATTAAAGATAATACCTCAAAAGTAAAAACCGAAGAAATAAGAAAAGAAGTTGAAAATAGAAAGATTCAAGAGAATATTAGAACAGAATTTCTTTCAAGTATAAGTCATGATTTAAAGACGCCAATAAATGTGATTTATTCAGCAATGCAAGTTGAAAAAATCTATATTGAAAAGGAAGATTTAGAAGTATTAAAGAAATATAATAATATATCCAAACAAAATTGTATTTCATTGATTAAGTTAACTAACAATTTAATAGATAATTCAAGAATAAATTCTCATTTTTTAGTTCCAAGATTAGAAAATAAGAATATAGTTGAAGTTATTGAAGATGATGTAATGTCATTAATTGATTATGTGAAATGGAATAATGTAGATTTGATTTTTGATACTAATACAGAAGAATGTTATTTACACATAGATCATGAATTTATGTTTAGAATAATTTTAAATTTAGTTTCAAATGCTGTGAAATTTACTCCTAGTGGTGGTAAAATATATGTAATAATATCTGATAATAACGATAATGTTAATATATGTGTAAAAGATAGTGGGAGTGGAATTGAAAAAGAATTTATAGATAAAGCATTTAATAGATATTCAGTTGGTGAAAATTATAATACTGGCCATAAAAGTGGAACTGGAATAGGGCTTTCTGTAGTTAAACAGTTAGTCGAATTACAAGGTGGAAATATAGAAATAAAAAGAAATGAAGATATAGGAACAACTGTAAGTATGGAATTCAAAAAAGGAGAGTAG
- a CDS encoding YhgE/Pip domain-containing protein, with translation MKNAFRIYKRDMIKICTNWVAILMIIVLIIIPSLYSLINIDASWDPYANTSGIKIVVINEDKGTVFKEQDINLGNELVENLKDNDKLGWVFLNDKEIAKQDLLLEKYYATIEIPEDFSKNATSFVSKNVVKPKLIYTVNEKKNAIAPKMTDSGIKNIKNQIDDNIIKTISGVLFRVFNEKGVDIQENREKIRKIVDNIYELDENMSELETLLDGAIEGTEDLSAVLDKTNDMIPTVSDTLDSTNDFLDNSQSVLDKTQSDLSDISPLLKEDLVMSENILDTSSIELKNLDENILPDVARKTLGAVYDSAKATQETVIMSKSKLKSLKKFINNVSNMEIQMPSIGENAQTPEAVKSIQSQIDNQVKALKSMQGNLKDTSKIISNTIDKLDVIDEKLGILIDRSDEEITKLDNGEGLDTQTLKDTIKVIDDVHTLVADTTDSYDSEIVPAIENAFDSIGEILENGLTLVKEGRDTLPEIEQILSVSQDSTSLSNDELNKLKAKVPEAKEKIHELADKLRDMDEEDKIDELLDIITNSWENQSNFISSPVEIEDNRLFSWPNYGSAATPFYTVLCLWVGGLLASALLSLEAPKFEDGTNIRPYEMYLGKLLLFISLGICQAIVASIGALFILKSYAIHPIMYIGFSIFVSIVFVTIIYTAASILHDVGKAIIIVILVLQMAGASGNFPIEVTPILFQKLFPFLPFTYAINGMRQVMAGIIYSILIKDIVILSIYMFISLITGLLLKGVLSKLIVIFVEKLRQSGIVRH, from the coding sequence ATGAAGAATGCATTTAGAATTTATAAAAGAGATATGATTAAAATATGTACTAATTGGGTAGCAATACTTATGATTATAGTCCTTATAATTATTCCGTCGTTATATTCACTAATAAATATAGATGCCTCATGGGATCCGTATGCGAATACTAGTGGAATAAAAATTGTTGTTATAAATGAGGATAAAGGGACAGTTTTTAAAGAACAGGATATAAATTTAGGTAACGAATTAGTTGAAAATCTTAAGGATAATGATAAATTAGGATGGGTTTTTCTAAATGATAAAGAAATCGCGAAGCAAGATTTATTATTAGAAAAATATTATGCAACAATAGAAATACCAGAGGATTTTTCTAAAAATGCTACATCGTTTGTTTCTAAGAATGTTGTAAAACCAAAGTTAATATATACCGTAAATGAAAAGAAAAATGCAATAGCTCCTAAAATGACAGATTCAGGAATAAAAAACATTAAAAATCAAATAGATGATAATATAATAAAAACTATTTCGGGTGTATTATTTAGAGTTTTTAATGAAAAAGGAGTAGACATACAAGAAAATAGAGAGAAAATCAGAAAAATAGTTGATAATATCTATGAACTAGACGAGAATATGTCAGAACTCGAAACGTTATTAGATGGAGCTATTGAAGGAACAGAAGACCTTTCAGCAGTATTGGACAAGACTAATGACATGATTCCTACAGTATCTGATACTCTAGATTCAACTAATGATTTTTTAGATAATAGCCAATCGGTTTTAGATAAGACACAAAGTGATTTATCTGATATATCTCCATTATTAAAAGAAGATTTAGTTATGTCGGAAAACATACTTGATACTTCAAGTATAGAACTTAAAAATCTTGATGAAAACATATTGCCGGATGTTGCTAGAAAAACTTTGGGAGCAGTATATGATTCTGCTAAAGCAACACAAGAAACAGTTATCATGAGCAAGTCTAAACTTAAAAGTTTAAAAAAGTTTATAAATAATGTAAGTAATATGGAAATTCAAATGCCTTCAATTGGTGAAAATGCTCAAACTCCAGAGGCTGTGAAATCAATACAATCACAGATTGATAATCAAGTGAAAGCATTGAAAAGTATGCAAGGCAATTTGAAGGATACAAGTAAAATAATTTCCAATACAATTGATAAATTAGATGTTATTGATGAAAAACTTGGAATATTAATTGATAGATCTGATGAAGAAATTACAAAATTAGATAATGGTGAAGGATTAGATACTCAAACACTTAAGGATACAATAAAAGTAATAGATGATGTCCATACTTTAGTTGCAGATACTACAGATAGTTATGATTCGGAGATTGTACCAGCTATTGAAAATGCATTTGATTCAATTGGAGAAATTTTAGAGAATGGATTAACTTTAGTTAAAGAAGGGAGGGATACATTACCAGAAATTGAACAGATTTTAAGTGTTTCTCAGGATAGCACAAGTTTATCGAATGATGAATTAAATAAATTAAAAGCAAAAGTGCCAGAGGCTAAAGAGAAAATTCATGAACTAGCAGATAAGCTTAGAGATATGGATGAGGAAGATAAAATTGATGAATTGCTAGATATAATAACAAATAGCTGGGAAAATCAAAGTAATTTCATATCAAGTCCAGTTGAAATAGAAGATAATAGATTATTTTCATGGCCTAATTATGGATCAGCAGCTACACCATTTTATACAGTACTTTGTTTATGGGTTGGAGGCTTATTAGCATCTGCTTTATTATCATTAGAAGCACCAAAATTTGAAGATGGAACCAATATTAGACCTTATGAAATGTATCTAGGAAAATTACTGTTATTTATTTCACTTGGAATATGTCAAGCAATAGTTGCAAGTATAGGAGCTTTATTTATATTAAAAAGTTATGCAATTCACCCAATAATGTATATTGGGTTTAGTATATTTGTTAGTATTGTATTTGTTACTATTATTTATACTGCAGCTAGCATATTACATGATGTGGGAAAGGCAATTATTATAGTTATACTAGTACTACAAATGGCTGGTGCAAGTGGAAATTTTCCTATTGAAGTCACACCCATATTATTTCAAAAGTTATTTCCATTTTTACCATTTACATATGCTATAAATGGAATGAGGCAAGTTATGGCAGGAATAATATATTCAATATTAATTAAGGATATAGTAATATTAAGTATATACATGTTTATTTCATTAATTACGGGCTTATTATTAAAGGGTGTATTGAGTAAGCTGATAGTTATATTTGTGGAAAAGTTAAGGCAGAGTGGAATAGTGCGTCATTAA
- a CDS encoding YhgE/Pip domain-containing protein, giving the protein MKNIIKIFKRDIKNIFTNWAAVIVVIALMIIPSLYSLINIEASWDPYSNTGGIKVAVINEDKGTVFNEKDINLGNELVDKLDDNDKLGWIFVDKETAKEGLLLEKYYATIEIPEDFSENVATITKKDIVKPKLIYTVNEKINAIAPKMTDAGVKTVKSQLNDNIVKTISGILLRTCDEMGVDIEENRPQLRNILDSVYKLDENMPELEVLLDEAIDGTINISELLEKGNEIIPIASDTLDATNEFLNKTQDYLDETQGNLDYDIPRIKEELIKSENLIDNSSVILENLDENILPEVAKKTLLTAVDSAKATQTSVDDAKSKLKSIKKLINKFSDIEIPKPSIDESLQNSEQIAKVQQSLDKQANALENAQDALKEESKTISNVIDRLDIIDERLNMLINRIDEEITKLDNGEKLNTQNLTDTRKVLDDAHTLVSNIVDSYDSEIMPAINSSFDSIREISDHVLSMTAQGKNILPDIKELLDTFATTADLSNEELNKLKEKFPNIKDNVHELAARLKKVDNKEDIDELLEMITNDWQDQSDFLSSPVEIEDNRLFSWPNYGSTVTPFYTVLCLWIGGYMLSIILETETQPLEEELKPTHNEIYFGKMLLFLCIGIGQAIVASIGALFILHTYAVHPIMFVLYSIFVSVVFIIIIYTAVSVWGYGGIIMGVVLLVIQVAGTSGNFPIEVNPSIIQRIFPLLPFTYAISGMRQIMAGIIYSILIRDSIVLCAFMIISIIIGILFKKVTNKKRRKYIEKLKESSIMGS; this is encoded by the coding sequence ATGAAGAATATAATAAAGATTTTTAAAAGAGATATAAAGAATATATTTACTAATTGGGCAGCAGTAATTGTAGTAATAGCTTTAATGATTATACCATCTCTATATTCTTTAATAAATATTGAAGCATCATGGGATCCATATTCAAACACTGGTGGAATAAAGGTAGCAGTTATCAATGAAGATAAAGGCACCGTATTTAATGAAAAAGATATAAATCTAGGAAATGAATTAGTTGATAAACTGGACGATAATGATAAATTAGGATGGATTTTTGTTGATAAGGAGACTGCTAAAGAAGGTCTGTTATTAGAAAAATATTATGCAACAATTGAAATACCAGAAGACTTTTCGGAAAATGTCGCGACAATAACTAAAAAGGATATTGTGAAGCCTAAGTTAATATATACAGTAAATGAAAAGATAAATGCAATAGCCCCTAAAATGACAGATGCAGGTGTAAAAACTGTTAAAAGTCAATTAAACGATAATATAGTAAAAACTATTTCAGGAATATTACTTAGAACATGTGATGAAATGGGAGTAGATATAGAAGAAAATAGACCACAGCTTAGAAATATACTAGATTCAGTCTATAAATTAGATGAAAATATGCCAGAACTTGAAGTGTTATTAGATGAAGCTATTGATGGAACAATAAACATTTCTGAGCTATTAGAGAAGGGGAATGAGATTATACCGATAGCATCGGATACCCTTGATGCAACAAATGAATTTCTAAATAAGACTCAAGATTATTTAGATGAAACTCAAGGTAATTTAGACTATGATATTCCAAGAATCAAAGAGGAATTAATTAAGTCAGAAAACTTAATTGATAATTCAAGTGTAATACTTGAAAATCTTGATGAGAATATATTACCAGAAGTAGCTAAAAAGACATTATTAACAGCAGTTGATTCAGCTAAAGCAACCCAAACAAGTGTTGATGATGCGAAATCAAAACTTAAGAGTATAAAGAAATTAATTAATAAATTTAGTGATATAGAAATTCCTAAACCTTCAATTGACGAATCACTTCAAAATTCAGAACAAATAGCAAAAGTACAACAAAGTTTAGATAAGCAAGCAAATGCATTAGAAAATGCACAAGATGCTTTAAAAGAAGAAAGTAAAACAATTTCTAATGTAATAGACCGATTAGATATTATTGATGAGAGACTTAATATGTTAATTAATAGAATTGATGAAGAAATTACAAAATTAGATAACGGTGAGAAATTAAATACGCAAAATCTTACAGATACTAGAAAGGTATTAGATGATGCTCATACTTTAGTTTCAAATATTGTAGATAGTTATGATTCAGAGATTATGCCCGCAATTAATAGTAGCTTTGATTCAATTCGAGAAATTTCAGATCATGTATTAAGCATGACCGCTCAAGGGAAAAATATTTTGCCGGATATTAAAGAGTTATTAGACACTTTTGCAACTACAGCAGATTTATCTAATGAGGAATTAAATAAATTAAAAGAAAAATTCCCTAATATCAAAGATAACGTTCATGAATTAGCAGCAAGACTTAAAAAAGTAGATAATAAAGAGGACATTGATGAATTATTAGAAATGATAACTAATGACTGGCAAGATCAAAGTGATTTTTTATCTAGTCCAGTTGAGATAGAAGATAATAGATTATTTTCATGGCCTAATTATGGTTCAACAGTTACACCATTTTATACAGTTCTCTGTCTTTGGATTGGAGGATATATGCTTTCAATCATACTTGAAACAGAAACACAACCACTGGAAGAAGAGTTAAAACCAACACACAATGAAATATATTTTGGTAAAATGCTATTGTTTTTATGTATAGGAATAGGACAAGCAATCGTAGCTAGTATAGGTGCTTTATTTATATTGCACACTTATGCAGTTCACCCAATAATGTTTGTATTGTATTCTATATTTGTCAGCGTTGTGTTCATAATCATAATTTATACAGCTGTAAGTGTCTGGGGATATGGAGGAATAATAATGGGAGTAGTATTACTAGTAATACAAGTGGCTGGAACTAGTGGCAATTTTCCTATAGAAGTTAATCCATCAATTATCCAAAGGATATTTCCGTTACTGCCATTTACTTATGCTATAAGTGGAATGAGACAAATAATGGCGGGAATAATATATTCAATATTAATAAGAGATAGTATTGTCTTATGTGCATTTATGATAATATCAATTATTATAGGGATTTTGTTTAAAAAAGTTACAAATAAAAAAAGAAGAAAGTATATTGAAAAATTGAAAGAGAGTTCAATCATGGGCAGTTAA